Proteins co-encoded in one Aspergillus luchuensis IFO 4308 DNA, chromosome 6, nearly complete sequence genomic window:
- a CDS encoding uncharacterized protein (COG:S;~EggNog:ENOG410PYRI;~SECRETED:SignalP(1-21)): MYRSLFSILIALCFYGHCAFASLTSSEIANSLNELAQQGFAAKDLVLEINSTADAGPMRDVYTEMDTMVTVVLTDVEFMTNTPIITDQSEEQTVYEGYSNFVQSLLELMDAFSDSATELKSIDSTTKEKVPSEVRILESAVDAYFYNIIGLFPANSSYNAQASNQKAQVDTHCFQAIWAFDLSDGSQFSSQSRRTNSLHARRMMRNSA, from the exons ATGTATCGCTCacttttttctattcttattgCTCTCTGCTTCTATGGCCATTGCGCCTTTGCCTCCTTAACTTCAAGCGAGATCGCCAACTCTTTGAATGAATTGGCGCAACAAGGTTTCGCTGCCAAGGATCTCGTATTGGAGATTAACTCCACCGCCGATGCCGGTCCGATGCGT GATGTCTATACGGAAATGGATACGATGGTGACCGTGGTCCTCACGGACGTCGAGTTCATGACCAATACCCCTATCATCACTGATCAATCCGAAGAGCAGACAGTATATGAAGGGTACTCAAAT TTCGTACAGTCGCTCCTTGAGCTCATGGACGCCTTCTCCGACAGCGCAACTGAGTTGAAGTCGATTGACTCAACCACCAAGGAGAAAGTGCCCTCGGAAGTTCGCATCCTGGAAAGTGCCGTGGAC GCCTacttctataatattatcggCCTCTTCCCAGCCAACAGCTCGTACAATGCCCAAGCCAGCAACCAGAAAGCCCAGGTTGACACTCATTGCTTCCAGGCTATCTGGGCGTTTGATCTCAGCGATGGCAGTCAGTTTAGCTCTCAATCGCGCAGGACTAACTCTCTTCACGCTCGAAGAATGATGCGAAACTCTGCGTAA